From Symphalangus syndactylus isolate Jambi chromosome 17, NHGRI_mSymSyn1-v2.1_pri, whole genome shotgun sequence, one genomic window encodes:
- the GNB4 gene encoding guanine nucleotide-binding protein subunit beta-4 yields MSELEQLRQEAEQLRNQIQDARKACNDATLVQITSNMDSVGRIQMRTRRTLRGHLAKIYAMHWGYDSRLLVSASQDGKLIIWDSYTTNKMHAIPLRSSWVMTCAYAPSGNYVACGGLDNICSIYNLKTREGNVRVSRELPGHTGYLSCCRFLDDSQIVTSSGDTTCALWDIETAQQTTTFTGHSGDVMSLSLSPDMRTFVSGACDASSKLWDIRDGMCRQSFTGHVSDINAVSFFPNGYAFATGSDDATCRLFDLRADQELLLYSHDNIICGITSVAFSKSGRLLLAGYDDFNCNVWDTLKGDRAGVLAGHDNRVSCLGVTDDGMAVATGSWDSFLRIWN; encoded by the exons atgaGCGAACTGGAACAGTTGAGGCAAGAAGCAGAACAGCTGCGGAATCAGATTCAG GATGCTCGGAAAGCATGTAATGATGCAACGCTTGTTCAg ATTACATCAAATATGGACTCCGTGGGTCGAATACAAATGCGAACAAGACGTACACTGAGGGGCCACCTAGCTAAAATCTATGCTATGCATTGGGGATACGATTCCAG GCTGCTAGTCAGTGCTTCCCAAGATGGAAAATTAATTATTTGGGATAGCTATACAACAAATAAG ATGCATGCTATTCCTTTGAGGTCCTCCTGGGTGATGACCTGTGCTTATGCTCCCTCTGGTAATTATGTTGCCTGTGGAGGCTTGGACAACATCTGCTCTATATATAACTTAAAGACCAGAGAGGGAAATGTGAGAGTAAGCCGAGAGTTGCCAGGTCACACAG GGTACTTGTCCTGCTGTCGTTTTTTAGATGACAGCCAAATTGTTACAAGTTCAGGAGATACAACTTG tGCTTTATGGGACATCGAAACTGCCCAGCAGACCACCACATTCACTGGGCATTCTGGAGATGTGATGAGTCTTTCTCTGAGTCCTGACATGAGGACTTTTGTTTCTGGTGCTTGTGATGCCTCTTCCAAATTATGGGATATTCGAGATGGAATGTGTAGACAGTCTTTCACGGGACATGTCTCAGATATTAATGCTGTCAGT TTTTTCCCAAATGGATATGCCTTCGCCACTGGCTCTGATGATGCCACTTGCCGGCTCTTTGACCTTCGTGCAGATCAAGAGTTATTATTGTATTCTCATGACAATATCATCTGTGGAATCACTTCTGTAGCCTTCTCAAAAAGTGGGCGTCTCTTGTTGGCTGGTTACGATGACTTTAATTGTAACGTATGGGACACGCTAAAAGGAGATCGTGCAG gtgtcCTTGCTGGTCATGACAACCGTGTGAGCTGCTTAGGTGTAACTGATGATGGCATGGCTGTGGCAACAGGCTCTTGGGACAGTTTTCTTAGAATCTGGAATTAA